Genomic DNA from Paenibacillus sp. MBLB1832:
GCAAGAAGTCCCCAAAGCGGATGTGATTATTACGAACCCAACCCATTTCGCAGTAGCTCTTCAGTATGATTCGAAAAACATGCAAGCGCCTACGGTTATTGCCAAAGGGGCAGATTACGTCGCATTGAAGATTAAAGAAGTTGCGAAAGAACATGGCGTCATCACGATGGAAAACAAGCCGCTTGCGCGTGCGATCTTTGCTCAGGTTGAAATCGGTGATTCGATTCCCGCGGATCTATTCCAAGCTGTAGCTGAGGTTCTGGCGTACGTATACAAAATAAAAGGTAAAACGAATTGAGCTTAAGGGAGGTGCAATCTGATGAAAATCAAAGATTTATTAGTTCTGATTGGTATTATTGGCATCGTATTGATGATGATTGTACCGATCCCGATCCCTTTGCTGGACTTTTTGTTAATTATTAATATTTCGATTGCATTGATGATCATCTTGGTTGCTATGAACACGCAGGAAGCACTGCAATTCTCGATTTTTCCTTCCTTGCTATTGATAACGACTCTTTTCCGCTTAGCATTAAACGTATCGACGACACGGAATATCTTATCTCATGCTGAGGCAGGAGACGTGGTCAAAACTTTTGGTTCTTTCGTTGCACAAGGTAATATCGTCGTGGGATTTGTCGTGTTTCTTATCCTTGTCTTGGTGCAGTTCATCGTCATTACCAAAGGTTCTGAGCGCGTGGCCGAAGTTGCCGCAAGATTTACACTCGATGCGATGCCTGGTAAGCAAATGAGTATCGATGCTGATCTCAACGCCGGCTTAATTAATGAGGTTCAAGCCCGAGAACGAAGACAAAAAATCGAGCGAGAAGCTGATTTCTACGGAGCTATGGACGGTGCCAGTAAATTCGTTAAAGGTGACGCAATTGCAGGAATCATAATCCTCGTGATTAACCTCATTGGTGGTTTTATCATTGGGATGACGATGAAGGGCATGGACTTTCAAGGAGCGCTTCAGACGTTCTCCATCTTAACGATCGGTGACGGATTGGTTAGTCAAATACCAGCGCTATTGATTTCTACAGCAGCAGGAATTATCGTTACGCGTGCCTCCTCTGAAGGGAATTTGGGTCACGATGTAACGAAGCAGCTTACAGCTCAACCTAAGCTTCTTTACATTGTTGCTGGAACACTTGTCGTTCTAGGGTTATTCACACCGATTCATTGGTTTACAACGTTTCCAATCGCAGGTCTTTTGGTGTATGCAGCGTTCAAGATGCAGAAGAATTTGGAACGCGAAGCGATCAAAGAAGAACAATTGGTTGAGGAGAAACAAATCGAAGAAGTTCGTAGTCCTGAAAGTGTGATTTCTTTACTTCAAGTGGATCCAATCGAATTTGAATTTGGTTATGGTCTCATACCACTTGCTGATACGCAGCAAGGCGGCGATTTGTTAGACCGCATCATTTTAATCCGAAGACAATGTGCGTTAGAACTTGGGGTTGTAGTACCCGTTATACGCATTCGAGATAATATCCAATTAAGACCTAATGAGTATATCATCAAAATTAAAGGCAATACGGTAGCTCGCGGCGAACTCCTTCTCAATCACTATTTGGCCATGAGTCCAGGCTTTGATGATGATTCCATTTCTGGTATTGAGACGACAGAACCTGCGTTTGGCTTGCCAGCTATTTGGATAGATGAAATGAATAAAGAAAGAGCCGAGCTATCGGGCTATACCGTCGTAGATCCGCCTTCCGTTGTAGCGACACACTTGACAGAAATTATTAAGAAACATATTCACGAACTGCTGGGTCGTCAAGAAACGAAGGCGCTTATCGAAAATGTTCGCGAATCATATCCAGCGCTTGTTGACGATTTGATTCCATCTGTTTTATCGATTGGGGATATTCAGAAAGTACTGTCCAAATTGCTTCGTGAGAAAATTTCCGTTCGAGATTTGGTTACGATTCTTGAGACACTCGCTGACTATGGTTCCTATACCAAAGATCCAGAGATCTTGACAGAGTATGTTAGACAAGCATTGTCTAGACAAATTACTCAGCAGTTCACTTCCATAGGTGATTCATTGAAAGTTATCACAGTTGGACCATCGGTGGAGAAGAAAATTGCGGATTCTGTTCAGCAATCCGATCAAGGAAGTTATTTAGCCTTGGACCCATCTTCGTCTCAAATTATTTATCATCGTGTAACCGAGCAAGTTACTAAATTAATTCAATCAGGGCAACAGCCTGTCATTTTAACATCACCGACGATTCGTATGTATGTCCGACAGCTTCTTGAGAGAACGCTGCAAGATATTCCCGTATTGTCCTACAGTGAATTAGAGCCAAGCGTTGAAATCCAAAGCATGGGGGTAGTCAATTTATGAGAGTGAAAAGATATGTCGTTGATTCCATGCCTGACGCTTTGCAAAAAATTCGCACTGATCTAGGTAAGGATGCGGTCATTCTCAACACCAAAGAAATTCGTACCGGTGGATTTATGGGAATGTTCGGGAAAAAGAAAATCGAAGTCATTGCCGCTATCGATGGCACTGCGGGGAAAGCGCCTCAAGCGCCTCCTCGAATGGTTGCTGAGATACCCGTTCAGCCGAAACCGCAACAAGCGCCAGTGCTAACAAAGCCGCCAGTTCATCAATCGGATTTTCCTGAAGTGCCTGATGTGCTCGTACCCGCAGCGGTTCGAAGTGAGCCTGTTCCAGTACATGCGAGACCTGAGAAAGTTTCAACTCTTGTACAACAACAAGCTTACTCACCTTCATCGGTTCATGCTACTGCGAGACCAGCCGCCGTGAAAGATGAGCAAATGATGGATGAGCTCAAGCAGTTGAAGGATATGATGAAGAAACTCACTCAAGCCGCTGACGAGCACAAACTTCCAGAAGCACTGCAGAAGCTTGAACAGCGGTTATACGACCAAGAAGTGAATCCTACGTTGGTTCGTCAAATTATGGATGAGGTGATGGCTGATTTCGAGTTAGCGGATGAGCCAGTTACTGAAGAGTCTGCGCACCAACTCGTTCGTAATAAGTTAGGACAAATATTCCAAAGCGATCAAAGCAAGCACATTTCCGCACAAACACGTGTTGTTCATTTTGTTGGGCCGACAGGTGTTGGCAAAACAACCACGATCGCGAAGTTAGCCGCGGAGCAAGTGCTGAAATATCACCGTAAAGTGGGATTCATCACATCCGATACGTACCGGATAGCGGCGATTGAACAATTGAAAACGTATGCGACAATTTTGAATGTGCCCATTGAGGTCGTTTTTTCACCGCAAGATTTAACTAAAGCTTTTCAAAACTTATCCGAGTGCGACATCATATTCATGGATACGGCTGGCCGTAATTTCCGAAATGAAATGTATGTGTCTGAATTGAATTCCTTGCTGCGTACGCAGGGGAACAGTGAAACCATTCTCGTCCTTAGTCTTACGACGAAATATCGCGATTTAAGAGCAATTACCAACAATTTCAGTAAATTCAAGCTGGATAAAGTTCTCTTCACCAAAATGGATGAAACAGATTCCTATGGGGCGATTTTGAATGTTGTTCATGAATTTTCACTGCAACTTTCCTATGTAACCATGGGTCAAAGTGTTCCTGATGATATTGCTGAAATGAATGAATGGCAAATCATTGATTTATTACTGGAGGAGCCTCGAACATGAAGGATCAAGCAGAAGGGTTGCGGAATCTGGTACAAACGCAGACGGAAAAAGGCACTCGGTCAACCAGGATCATTACCGTAACCAGTGGAAAAGGTGGCGTAGGTAAATCCAATTTTACACTAAACTTCGCTTTATCATTACAGGCTCAAGGTTATAAGGTACTTGTTTTTGACGCCGACATCGGGCTAGCCAATATTGATGTACTGATGGGGGTTTCGTCAAAGTTCAGCCTCTATCATTTACTAAAAAAAGATAAAACGATTTGGGATATCATCCAAAAAGGTTCCAATGACATCGAATTTATTGCCGGCGGTTCTGGATTCAACGATTTGCTTCGCTTAACGGATGATGAGTTGAATTATTTTGCTGACCAGGTTATGCAATTGAATGGATATGTGGATTTCATTATTTTCGATACTGGTGCAGGCTTGTCCAAAGAAACACTGAAATTCATTCTTGCAGCCGAAGATACGATAGTCGTCACGACACCTGAACCAACGTCCATCACAGATGCTTATGCCATTATCAAAATGGTCAATACCATGGGGCACGACGTCTCATTTAAACTTGTCATCAATCGGGTGACAGATTCCAAAGAAGGTAAACAAACAGCTGATAAAATATCGCTGGTAGCGAAGCAATTCTTAAATCTACAGATTCCGACACTAGGTTTCGTAGATGATGATCCTGTCGTTTCCAAAGCAGTGAAAAGGCAAATTCCTTTCACAATTGCTTACCCATATTCATCTGCAACGAAGAGTATTCAAACCTTAGCAGACAATTATTTAAAAGGATATCGAGTCATCGAAACACCATCATCCGGTGTCAAGAGCTTTTTAAATAAAATGATGAATCTTTTGAAATAGGATTTTTGCAAATCATGTCGAATAAGCAGATAGAGGAGGGATACAGCATGGCAATATATAACATTCTTGTCGTAGATGACTCCGTCTTTATGCGAAAAATCGTTAGTGATTTGATTTCTGAAAATTCCCAATATAATGTCGTTGGTACAGCGAAAAATGGGCAAGAAGCCATAGAACAAGTTCGACTGCTTCGGCCAGACGCTGTTACGATGGATGTGGAAATGCCCGTGATGAATGGATTGGATGCGCTTCATCACATTATGAAAGAGCATCCGACCCCTGTCATTATGCTCAGCTCTTTAACCCAGGAGGGTGCAGCGGAGACGATTCAAGCGTTAGAGTGGGGAGCGATCGACTTTATTCGCAAACCATCAGGATCCATTTCGCTAGATTTGTATAAAGTAAAGCAGCTATTGCATGAGAAATTACACATGGCTGTCCGTACGAAAATGAGAGCGGTACAGCCTACATATGAACAACCGACTGCGCCTGCTAAGTCGAATGTTCAATTCTCACAGACAACTAGAAGTGCAACTGACACAATGAAGCAAATGGATTCGAAGATATTGGCTAGTCAACCTACTACGCATTTTGACCATGTTGTCGCAATCGGTACCTCCACGGGCGGTCCCAGAGCTCTGCATCAGGTCATATCGAACGTTCCAGCAGGTTTTCCAGCACCAATCTTAATTGTTCAACATATGCCGCCGAATTTCACCAAATCGCTTGCCCAACGTTTGAATGATATTTCTCAAATCAGGGTCGTTGAGGCAGAGGACGGTGTGGTACTGCAAACAGCAACTGCTTACGTGGCACCGGGAGGCTGGCATATGGTCGTTTACAAGGATGTAAATCGTACGTACAAAATTCGATTAACGAAAGATGACCCAGTTTCTGGCCACAGGCCTTCCGTCGATGTGATGTTTGATTCCTTAGTCAACATCCATGATTTGAAACGACATGCGGTCTTAATGACCGGTATGGGAAGTGATGGAGCCAAAGGCATGTTATCACTGAGGCAATCGGGTGCAATAACAACAATCGCCGAAGCAGAAGAAACGTGTGTTGTCTATGGGATGCCAAGAGCCGCTGTAGAAAACCATGCCGCGATGCATGTGCTACCTCAGCAGGAAATTGCTGTTCGTTTATCCAGATGTGTGACGAATGAATAAAACTGAAGCAATGTAGGGTACTGGACGATTCTATTGGAGGTGTAGGGTAGTGGAACTTAATCAATATTTATCGATGTTTATTGATGAATCAAAAGAGCATTTGCAATCATTAAATGAAAACTTATTAAACTTGGAAAGCAGTCCGAAGGACGTCAGCATTGTACATAACATTTTCCGCTCAGCACATACGTTAAAAGGGATGTCAGCGACAATGGGCTTCGAAGACATCGCTTCACTTACTCATGAGATGGAGAACGTGCTTGATCTCGTGCGTAATGTGAAAATTGAGATGGATCCTTACATTTTCGACTGTATTTTCAAAAGCTTAGATGCCCTGGAAACAATGGTTGAGGACATTATCCAAGGTGGAACAGGAAGCGCAGATGTCGCTCCGATTGTTACCGCATTAGGATCCATCGTAACAGGTGAATACAAGAAAGCTCAGCCAGCAGCAGCTGCAGTAGCTGTGAAGGAACCTGCTAAGGGCATTGAAGTGGACGAGTTCCAATACTCCATTCTGCAACAATCGATTGACTCTGGTTTTCTCGTCTTTTATATCGAGGTAAGTGTAAATGAGAATTGCGTCTTAAAAGCAGCTCGTGCTTACATGGTATTCGATGCGATGGAAAGAATGGGTGAAATCGTTAAGTCGACACCTTCCGTACAAGATATTGAGCAGGAGAAGTTTGATCGCTCTTTTTCGTTATATTTTATCTCCAAAGTAGATCAAGCAACGTTAGAGAAAGAGATTCTGAATGTATCGGAAATTGCTTCTGCGGTCATTATTGCCGTAGACACAGAGTCACTTGCAGAATTGTCACGCCCAGTAACGGAAGTTGAAACCGCTCGTAAAGAGATTGCAGCAGCTGTCGCAGCGACTGCGGTAACAGCAGAAATCGTGGCTCCTAAAGTTGCAGAGGTCGCGGCTCCTGCAGCGAAACCAGCTGCAGGCGGCGGAGCACCTGTTGCAAGTCGGACAATTCGTGTAGACATTGAGCGTCTAGACACGTTAATGAATTTATTCAGTGAGTTACTGATTGACCGAGTTCGTTTGGAACAACTAGCGAGCGAAGTTAGAAGAAACGATTTAACAGAAACGGTTGAGCATATGTCACGTGTGAGCAGTGACTTGCAAAATATTGTTTTGAAACTTCGCATGGTGCCAGTAGATTCCGTGTTTAATAGATTCCCACGTATGATTCGGGATTTGGCGAAATCGTTGGATAAGAAAGTGGATCTTGTGATTACAGGGGCGGAAACAGAGCTTGACCGTACTGTTATTGACGAAATCGGCGATCCACTCGTCCACTTATTGCGGAATGCCGTGGACCACGGTATCGAATCCATCAGTGATCGGATTGCTGCGGGCAAGCCAGAGCATGGTACGATTCAACTTCGCGCTTTCCATAGCGGTAACCATGTATTCATCGAGATCGAAGAAGACGGCAGAGGCATTTACCGCGATAAAGTGTTGAAAACAGCTTTGAAAAATGGACTTGTTACGCAAGAACAAGCTGCAAAGCTAACTGATTTAGAGGTTTATAACTTGCTCTTCGCTTCAGGCTTTAGTACAGCCGAGAAAATCTCTGATATTTCAGGCCGTGGCGTAGGACTAGACGTCGTGAAGACGAAAATTCAGATGCTTGGTGGTCACGTTCAAGTCGATTCCAAACCAGGTTTCGGAAGTAAATTCAGTGTTCAACTGCCATTGACGCTATCGATTATCTCCGCAATGTTAGTTCGTCTTGGCAGCGAGAAATATGCGATTCCATTATCATCGATTGTTGAAACGTCGTCGATTCAGAAATCGCAAATCCGCAATATTCAAGGTTCCAAAATGATTGACTATCGTAAATCCGTTATTCCATTGGTATCCGTCAGCTCGTTGTTCGATGTACCAGATTTCAATGAGGATGCAGAGGACGAAACAGAAATCGTTGTTGTGCGTAAAGGCGATAAGCAAGTGGCATTGATGGTGGACGAGTTCATCGGCCAACAAGAGATTGTATTGAAAACGCTAGGTAAATATTTAACTGGCACGTTTGCAATCTCTGGGGCAACCATTCTCGGTGATGGACAAGTTGCTTTGATTATTGATCCAAACGCTCTTATCAAATAAACCATATTCATAAGGAGGATTTCAAAATGGGAGAAGAAAAAAAAGTAATTGTCTTCGCACTTGGATCGGAAGAGTATGGTGTTGAAGTAGAAAAAGTAAGAACTATTGAAAGAATGCAACCAATGACGCGTGTTCCCAAAGCACCAGAATTTATTAAAGGTGTTATCAACCTGCGCGGCCTTGTTATTCCGATTATCGATTTGCGTGCAAGATTTGGCCTACAAGAAGTGGCAACGACGGATGCTTCAAGGATCATCATCGTATCTGCAGCTGAATTTGAAGTAGGACTTATCGTGGATTCTGCTAACGATGTTATTGATGTAGATACAGACAATATTAATACTCCACCAGAAGTTGTTGGCGGTATTAAAGCCAAATACTTAGATGGTATCGCACGTGTAGGTGAAAGCCGCTTATTGGTTCTTCTAAACCTTGAGCAAGTCTTAAACCGCAGTGAAATTCAACAGTTAGAAAGATTCGAGGATTAATCCGTGAACGATTTTAGTCACTTGGAGGATTTTTTAGGGGATTTTCAACTAGATGTTCTCAAAGAAGTAGGGAACATTGGTGCTGGTCATGCAGCGACGGCGCTTTCAACCTTATTGGATAAGCCCATTGATATGCTTGTTCCAAAAGTGAGAATGCTGCCGTTTGAAGAAATCTGTGAAAGTGTTGGCGGAGCAGAAACAGTCGTTTTAGCAATCTTCTTACGAGTTGAAGGGGACGCACCTGGCAACATGTTTTTCATCTTGGATCTGGTTGCAGCCAAAAACATGCTTCGAGACCTAGTCGGACTATCGATTTCGGATCATGAAGAATATTCAGAGCTTGAATTATCGGCATTGAACGAAATAGGCAACATTCTTGCTGGTTCTTATTTATCTTCACTTGCTGATTTCACGAATTTAAATATGCAGCCGACGGTTCCAGCGCTGGCGATTGACATGGCTGGTGCAATTCTAAGCTATGGATTATTGCAATTTGGTCAAATGGGGGACCAAGCTCTTCTCATTGATACTAAATTTCTGGAAGGGGAAAATGAAGTGCAAGGGCATTTCTTCTTAATTCCTGACCCAGAATCGTTTGGTAAAATCTTTTCGGCATTAGGGGTAGTCTCTCCATGACGCAAGAAAATATAATCAAAGTGGGAATGGCTGACCTGAATGTTGCTCGCCAAACAGAAGTGTTGAAGACAACGGGACTGGGTTCGTGTGTAGGCGTAACGCTCTACGACAGCCGATCAAAAGTGGCAGGAATGGCACATGTGATGTTACCATCGTCAGAGATTGCTCGCGAGGGTTCCCTGAATATTGCCAAATATGCAGATACTGCAATTCCAGAGCTCATCAAGCGAATGGAACAGCTAGGCGCTAACATCAACAAGCTGGAAGCGAAGCTTGCAGGTGGTGCGCAAATGTTTGCATTTGCAGGAAATAATGATACGATGAGAATTGGACCAAGAAATGTAGAATCTTGTAAAGAAATGTTGAATCGCTATAAGATTCCCATTCTTGCTGAGGACACTGGAGCGAACTATGGACGCACAATCGAATTTTACAGTGAGACTGGCGTCTTAGTAATCCGAAGTGTTCAATTAGGCGTAAAGGAAATGTAAGATGATCGGATCTATTCGTATAAATGTCATTATTGCATCATTGGCGTGTTTATTTACATTTGCATTATCGATTGGCAATAACTTATTTTTGACTTCCTGCCTTAAGGCGTTATACAGCTTTCTCATCTTATTCATTGTTACATTTGGTTTCAGATGGGTGCTGGGATTTTTACTTGGAACGTTTCCCATGCCCGAGAATGGAGCACATCCTGGAACTGATGAGAAC
This window encodes:
- a CDS encoding chemotaxis protein CheW, which translates into the protein MGEEKKVIVFALGSEEYGVEVEKVRTIERMQPMTRVPKAPEFIKGVINLRGLVIPIIDLRARFGLQEVATTDASRIIIVSAAEFEVGLIVDSANDVIDVDTDNINTPPEVVGGIKAKYLDGIARVGESRLLVLLNLEQVLNRSEIQQLERFED
- a CDS encoding chemotaxis protein CheA, giving the protein MELNQYLSMFIDESKEHLQSLNENLLNLESSPKDVSIVHNIFRSAHTLKGMSATMGFEDIASLTHEMENVLDLVRNVKIEMDPYIFDCIFKSLDALETMVEDIIQGGTGSADVAPIVTALGSIVTGEYKKAQPAAAAVAVKEPAKGIEVDEFQYSILQQSIDSGFLVFYIEVSVNENCVLKAARAYMVFDAMERMGEIVKSTPSVQDIEQEKFDRSFSLYFISKVDQATLEKEILNVSEIASAVIIAVDTESLAELSRPVTEVETARKEIAAAVAATAVTAEIVAPKVAEVAAPAAKPAAGGGAPVASRTIRVDIERLDTLMNLFSELLIDRVRLEQLASEVRRNDLTETVEHMSRVSSDLQNIVLKLRMVPVDSVFNRFPRMIRDLAKSLDKKVDLVITGAETELDRTVIDEIGDPLVHLLRNAVDHGIESISDRIAAGKPEHGTIQLRAFHSGNHVFIEIEEDGRGIYRDKVLKTALKNGLVTQEQAAKLTDLEVYNLLFASGFSTAEKISDISGRGVGLDVVKTKIQMLGGHVQVDSKPGFGSKFSVQLPLTLSIISAMLVRLGSEKYAIPLSSIVETSSIQKSQIRNIQGSKMIDYRKSVIPLVSVSSLFDVPDFNEDAEDETEIVVVRKGDKQVALMVDEFIGQQEIVLKTLGKYLTGTFAISGATILGDGQVALIIDPNALIK
- a CDS encoding protein-glutamate methylesterase/protein-glutamine glutaminase → MAIYNILVVDDSVFMRKIVSDLISENSQYNVVGTAKNGQEAIEQVRLLRPDAVTMDVEMPVMNGLDALHHIMKEHPTPVIMLSSLTQEGAAETIQALEWGAIDFIRKPSGSISLDLYKVKQLLHEKLHMAVRTKMRAVQPTYEQPTAPAKSNVQFSQTTRSATDTMKQMDSKILASQPTTHFDHVVAIGTSTGGPRALHQVISNVPAGFPAPILIVQHMPPNFTKSLAQRLNDISQIRVVEAEDGVVLQTATAYVAPGGWHMVVYKDVNRTYKIRLTKDDPVSGHRPSVDVMFDSLVNIHDLKRHAVLMTGMGSDGAKGMLSLRQSGAITTIAEAEETCVVYGMPRAAVENHAAMHVLPQQEIAVRLSRCVTNE
- a CDS encoding chemotaxis protein CheD, with the protein product MTQENIIKVGMADLNVARQTEVLKTTGLGSCVGVTLYDSRSKVAGMAHVMLPSSEIAREGSLNIAKYADTAIPELIKRMEQLGANINKLEAKLAGGAQMFAFAGNNDTMRIGPRNVESCKEMLNRYKIPILAEDTGANYGRTIEFYSETGVLVIRSVQLGVKEM
- a CDS encoding MinD/ParA family protein; the encoded protein is MKDQAEGLRNLVQTQTEKGTRSTRIITVTSGKGGVGKSNFTLNFALSLQAQGYKVLVFDADIGLANIDVLMGVSSKFSLYHLLKKDKTIWDIIQKGSNDIEFIAGGSGFNDLLRLTDDELNYFADQVMQLNGYVDFIIFDTGAGLSKETLKFILAAEDTIVVTTPEPTSITDAYAIIKMVNTMGHDVSFKLVINRVTDSKEGKQTADKISLVAKQFLNLQIPTLGFVDDDPVVSKAVKRQIPFTIAYPYSSATKSIQTLADNYLKGYRVIETPSSGVKSFLNKMMNLLK
- the flhA gene encoding flagellar biosynthesis protein FlhA, which encodes MKIKDLLVLIGIIGIVLMMIVPIPIPLLDFLLIINISIALMIILVAMNTQEALQFSIFPSLLLITTLFRLALNVSTTRNILSHAEAGDVVKTFGSFVAQGNIVVGFVVFLILVLVQFIVITKGSERVAEVAARFTLDAMPGKQMSIDADLNAGLINEVQARERRQKIEREADFYGAMDGASKFVKGDAIAGIIILVINLIGGFIIGMTMKGMDFQGALQTFSILTIGDGLVSQIPALLISTAAGIIVTRASSEGNLGHDVTKQLTAQPKLLYIVAGTLVVLGLFTPIHWFTTFPIAGLLVYAAFKMQKNLEREAIKEEQLVEEKQIEEVRSPESVISLLQVDPIEFEFGYGLIPLADTQQGGDLLDRIILIRRQCALELGVVVPVIRIRDNIQLRPNEYIIKIKGNTVARGELLLNHYLAMSPGFDDDSISGIETTEPAFGLPAIWIDEMNKERAELSGYTVVDPPSVVATHLTEIIKKHIHELLGRQETKALIENVRESYPALVDDLIPSVLSIGDIQKVLSKLLREKISVRDLVTILETLADYGSYTKDPEILTEYVRQALSRQITQQFTSIGDSLKVITVGPSVEKKIADSVQQSDQGSYLALDPSSSQIIYHRVTEQVTKLIQSGQQPVILTSPTIRMYVRQLLERTLQDIPVLSYSELEPSVEIQSMGVVNL
- the flhF gene encoding flagellar biosynthesis protein FlhF — its product is MRVKRYVVDSMPDALQKIRTDLGKDAVILNTKEIRTGGFMGMFGKKKIEVIAAIDGTAGKAPQAPPRMVAEIPVQPKPQQAPVLTKPPVHQSDFPEVPDVLVPAAVRSEPVPVHARPEKVSTLVQQQAYSPSSVHATARPAAVKDEQMMDELKQLKDMMKKLTQAADEHKLPEALQKLEQRLYDQEVNPTLVRQIMDEVMADFELADEPVTEESAHQLVRNKLGQIFQSDQSKHISAQTRVVHFVGPTGVGKTTTIAKLAAEQVLKYHRKVGFITSDTYRIAAIEQLKTYATILNVPIEVVFSPQDLTKAFQNLSECDIIFMDTAGRNFRNEMYVSELNSLLRTQGNSETILVLSLTTKYRDLRAITNNFSKFKLDKVLFTKMDETDSYGAILNVVHEFSLQLSYVTMGQSVPDDIAEMNEWQIIDLLLEEPRT
- a CDS encoding chemotaxis protein CheC; translated protein: MNDFSHLEDFLGDFQLDVLKEVGNIGAGHAATALSTLLDKPIDMLVPKVRMLPFEEICESVGGAETVVLAIFLRVEGDAPGNMFFILDLVAAKNMLRDLVGLSISDHEEYSELELSALNEIGNILAGSYLSSLADFTNLNMQPTVPALAIDMAGAILSYGLLQFGQMGDQALLIDTKFLEGENEVQGHFFLIPDPESFGKIFSALGVVSP